In Manis pentadactyla isolate mManPen7 chromosome 3, mManPen7.hap1, whole genome shotgun sequence, a single window of DNA contains:
- the FBXL6 gene encoding F-box/LRR-repeat protein 6 isoform X2, giving the protein MAPSATRRAGRRFRGTSPPGAWARSAEDWWWDRLAPSGSGYHLLHSDSALLVLPGPGPVRTRAQRRVARRAQRPLRPGPRAAAAKTRPAPGPQEPDPGWGDRIPLEILLQIFGLLVAADGPMPFLGRAARVCRRWHEAASQPALWHTVTLSPPLAGRPPKGGAKAEKNLLASLAWFIPNRFSQLQRLTLIHWKSQVQPVLKLVSESCPRLIFLKLSNCHGVTPDTLVMLAKACPQLHSLDVQHSMVDSTAVVSFLEEVGPRMRKLWLTYSSQTTAILGTLLGSCCPQLQVLEVLRLLNLMWLPKPSGRVVIPGPGFPSLEELCVASSTCNFVSNETLGRLLHGSPNLRLLDLRGCARITPAGLHDLPCQELEQLHLGLYGTSDRLTLAKEGSPLLTWKWCHTLRELDLSGQGFIEKDLEQALAAFSGTPGGSHSVLCSLNLRGTRVTPSTVSSVVSRCPGLLYLNLESCRCLPRGLKRAYRGQNEVQWCLEQLLTSLPCPS; this is encoded by the exons ATGGCTCCCAGTGCAACCCGGCGGGCCGGCCGCAGGTTCCGAGGCACGTCGCCGCCCGGGGCGTGGGCCCGGTCGGCCGAGGACTGGTGGTGGGACCGGCTGGCGCCCAGCGGCTCAGGGTACCACCTGCTACATTCGGACAGCGCGCTGCTCGTGCTGCCCGGCCCGGGACCGGTCCGCACCCGCGCGCAGAGGCGCGTCGCCCGCCGCGCTCAGCGGCCGCTGCGCCCCGGACCCCGCGCAGCGGCGGCCAAGACCAGGCCCGCGCCTGGGCCTCAGGAGCCCGACCCCGGCTGGGGCGACCGCATCCCCTTGGAAATCCTGCTGCAAATTTTCGGGCTGCTAGTGGCGGCCGATGGGCCCATGCCCTTCCTCGGCAG GGCTGCGCGCGTGTGCCGCCGCTGGCACGAGGCCGCCTCCCAGCCCGCACTCTGGCACACAGTGACCCTGTCGCCCCCGCTGGCTGGCCGTCCCCCCAAGGGTGGGGCCAAGGCGGAGAAGaacctccttgcatccctggcgtGGTTTATACCCAATCG GTTCTCACAGCTCCAGAGGCTGACCCTCATCCACTGGAAGTCCCAGGTACAACCCGTGTTGAAG CTGGTTAGCGAGTCCTGTCCTCGGCTTATCTTCCTCAAGCTTTCCAATTGCCACGGTGTGACCCCTGACACTCTGGTCATGCTGGCCAAAGCCTGCCCCCAGCTTCACAGCCTGGATGTACAGCACTCCATG gtggATTCCACAGCTGTGGtgagcttcttggaggaggtggggcCCCGAATGCGCAAGCTGTGGCTGACCTACAGCTCCCAGACAACAGCCATCTTGGGTACACTGCTG GGCAGCTGCTGCCCCCAGCTCCAGGTCCTGGAG GTACTGCGACTACTGAACCTGATGTGGCTGCCCAAGCCTTCTGGGCGAGTGGTGATCCCTGGCCCAGGCTTCCCCAGCCTCGAGGAGCTCTGTGTTGCCAGTTCCACCTGTAACTTTGTGAGCAATGAGACCCTGGGCCGCCTGCTCCATGGCTCTCCTAACCTGCGCCTGCTGGATCTTCGTGGCTGTGCTCGCATCACTCCTGCTGGCCTGCATGATCTGCCGTGTCAGG AGCTGGAGCAGCTTCACCTGGGCCTTTATGGCACGTCAGACCGGCTGACTCTCGCCAAAGAGGGCAGTCCCCTGTTGACCTGGAAGTGGTGCCACACTCTGCGGGAACTGGACTTGAGTGGTCAGGGCTTCATCGAGAAGGACCTGGAACAGGCCCTCGCTGCCTTCTCAGGCACCCCTGGGGGCTCACACTCAGTCCTGTGCTCACTCAACCTCAGGGGCACCCGGGTTACACCAAGCACGGTCAG CTCTGTGGTCAGCAGGTGCCCAGGCCTGCTGTACCTCAACCTGGAATCCTGCCGCTGCCTTCCCCGGGGCCTGAAGCGGGCCTACCGTGGCCAGAACGAAGTCCAGTGGTGCCTGGAACAGCTGCTCAccagcctcccctgccccagctaG
- the FBXL6 gene encoding F-box/LRR-repeat protein 6 isoform X1 produces the protein MAPSATRRAGRRFRGTSPPGAWARSAEDWWWDRLAPSGSGYHLLHSDSALLVLPGPGPVRTRAQRRVARRAQRPLRPGPRAAAAKTRPAPGPQEPDPGWGDRIPLEILLQIFGLLVAADGPMPFLGRAARVCRRWHEAASQPALWHTVTLSPPLAGRPPKGGAKAEKNLLASLAWFIPNRFSQLQRLTLIHWKSQVQPVLKLVSESCPRLIFLKLSNCHGVTPDTLVMLAKACPQLHSLDVQHSMVDSTAVVSFLEEVGPRMRKLWLTYSSQTTAILGTLLGSCCPQLQVLEVSTGISRNSTPLQLPVEALQKGCPQLQVLRLLNLMWLPKPSGRVVIPGPGFPSLEELCVASSTCNFVSNETLGRLLHGSPNLRLLDLRGCARITPAGLHDLPCQELEQLHLGLYGTSDRLTLAKEGSPLLTWKWCHTLRELDLSGQGFIEKDLEQALAAFSGTPGGSHSVLCSLNLRGTRVTPSTVSSVVSRCPGLLYLNLESCRCLPRGLKRAYRGQNEVQWCLEQLLTSLPCPS, from the exons ATGGCTCCCAGTGCAACCCGGCGGGCCGGCCGCAGGTTCCGAGGCACGTCGCCGCCCGGGGCGTGGGCCCGGTCGGCCGAGGACTGGTGGTGGGACCGGCTGGCGCCCAGCGGCTCAGGGTACCACCTGCTACATTCGGACAGCGCGCTGCTCGTGCTGCCCGGCCCGGGACCGGTCCGCACCCGCGCGCAGAGGCGCGTCGCCCGCCGCGCTCAGCGGCCGCTGCGCCCCGGACCCCGCGCAGCGGCGGCCAAGACCAGGCCCGCGCCTGGGCCTCAGGAGCCCGACCCCGGCTGGGGCGACCGCATCCCCTTGGAAATCCTGCTGCAAATTTTCGGGCTGCTAGTGGCGGCCGATGGGCCCATGCCCTTCCTCGGCAG GGCTGCGCGCGTGTGCCGCCGCTGGCACGAGGCCGCCTCCCAGCCCGCACTCTGGCACACAGTGACCCTGTCGCCCCCGCTGGCTGGCCGTCCCCCCAAGGGTGGGGCCAAGGCGGAGAAGaacctccttgcatccctggcgtGGTTTATACCCAATCG GTTCTCACAGCTCCAGAGGCTGACCCTCATCCACTGGAAGTCCCAGGTACAACCCGTGTTGAAG CTGGTTAGCGAGTCCTGTCCTCGGCTTATCTTCCTCAAGCTTTCCAATTGCCACGGTGTGACCCCTGACACTCTGGTCATGCTGGCCAAAGCCTGCCCCCAGCTTCACAGCCTGGATGTACAGCACTCCATG gtggATTCCACAGCTGTGGtgagcttcttggaggaggtggggcCCCGAATGCGCAAGCTGTGGCTGACCTACAGCTCCCAGACAACAGCCATCTTGGGTACACTGCTG GGCAGCTGCTGCCCCCAGCTCCAGGTCCTGGAGGTGAGCACTGGTATCAGCCGAAACAGCACGCCCCTTCAGTTGCCTGTAGAGGCTCTGCAGAAAGGCTGTCCCCAGCTGCAG GTACTGCGACTACTGAACCTGATGTGGCTGCCCAAGCCTTCTGGGCGAGTGGTGATCCCTGGCCCAGGCTTCCCCAGCCTCGAGGAGCTCTGTGTTGCCAGTTCCACCTGTAACTTTGTGAGCAATGAGACCCTGGGCCGCCTGCTCCATGGCTCTCCTAACCTGCGCCTGCTGGATCTTCGTGGCTGTGCTCGCATCACTCCTGCTGGCCTGCATGATCTGCCGTGTCAGG AGCTGGAGCAGCTTCACCTGGGCCTTTATGGCACGTCAGACCGGCTGACTCTCGCCAAAGAGGGCAGTCCCCTGTTGACCTGGAAGTGGTGCCACACTCTGCGGGAACTGGACTTGAGTGGTCAGGGCTTCATCGAGAAGGACCTGGAACAGGCCCTCGCTGCCTTCTCAGGCACCCCTGGGGGCTCACACTCAGTCCTGTGCTCACTCAACCTCAGGGGCACCCGGGTTACACCAAGCACGGTCAG CTCTGTGGTCAGCAGGTGCCCAGGCCTGCTGTACCTCAACCTGGAATCCTGCCGCTGCCTTCCCCGGGGCCTGAAGCGGGCCTACCGTGGCCAGAACGAAGTCCAGTGGTGCCTGGAACAGCTGCTCAccagcctcccctgccccagctaG
- the FBXL6 gene encoding F-box/LRR-repeat protein 6 isoform X5, whose amino-acid sequence MAPSATRRAGRRFRGTSPPGAWARSAEDWWWDRLAPSGSGAARVCRRWHEAASQPALWHTVTLSPPLAGRPPKGGAKAEKNLLASLAWFIPNRFSQLQRLTLIHWKSQVQPVLKLVSESCPRLIFLKLSNCHGVTPDTLVMLAKACPQLHSLDVQHSMVDSTAVVSFLEEVGPRMRKLWLTYSSQTTAILGTLLGSCCPQLQVLEVSTGISRNSTPLQLPVEALQKGCPQLQVLRLLNLMWLPKPSGRVVIPGPGFPSLEELCVASSTCNFVSNETLGRLLHGSPNLRLLDLRGCARITPAGLHDLPCQELEQLHLGLYGTSDRLTLAKEGSPLLTWKWCHTLRELDLSGQGFIEKDLEQALAAFSGTPGGSHSVLCSLNLRGTRVTPSTVSSVVSRCPGLLYLNLESCRCLPRGLKRAYRGQNEVQWCLEQLLTSLPCPS is encoded by the exons ATGGCTCCCAGTGCAACCCGGCGGGCCGGCCGCAGGTTCCGAGGCACGTCGCCGCCCGGGGCGTGGGCCCGGTCGGCCGAGGACTGGTGGTGGGACCGGCTGGCGCCCAGCGGCTCAGG GGCTGCGCGCGTGTGCCGCCGCTGGCACGAGGCCGCCTCCCAGCCCGCACTCTGGCACACAGTGACCCTGTCGCCCCCGCTGGCTGGCCGTCCCCCCAAGGGTGGGGCCAAGGCGGAGAAGaacctccttgcatccctggcgtGGTTTATACCCAATCG GTTCTCACAGCTCCAGAGGCTGACCCTCATCCACTGGAAGTCCCAGGTACAACCCGTGTTGAAG CTGGTTAGCGAGTCCTGTCCTCGGCTTATCTTCCTCAAGCTTTCCAATTGCCACGGTGTGACCCCTGACACTCTGGTCATGCTGGCCAAAGCCTGCCCCCAGCTTCACAGCCTGGATGTACAGCACTCCATG gtggATTCCACAGCTGTGGtgagcttcttggaggaggtggggcCCCGAATGCGCAAGCTGTGGCTGACCTACAGCTCCCAGACAACAGCCATCTTGGGTACACTGCTG GGCAGCTGCTGCCCCCAGCTCCAGGTCCTGGAGGTGAGCACTGGTATCAGCCGAAACAGCACGCCCCTTCAGTTGCCTGTAGAGGCTCTGCAGAAAGGCTGTCCCCAGCTGCAG GTACTGCGACTACTGAACCTGATGTGGCTGCCCAAGCCTTCTGGGCGAGTGGTGATCCCTGGCCCAGGCTTCCCCAGCCTCGAGGAGCTCTGTGTTGCCAGTTCCACCTGTAACTTTGTGAGCAATGAGACCCTGGGCCGCCTGCTCCATGGCTCTCCTAACCTGCGCCTGCTGGATCTTCGTGGCTGTGCTCGCATCACTCCTGCTGGCCTGCATGATCTGCCGTGTCAGG AGCTGGAGCAGCTTCACCTGGGCCTTTATGGCACGTCAGACCGGCTGACTCTCGCCAAAGAGGGCAGTCCCCTGTTGACCTGGAAGTGGTGCCACACTCTGCGGGAACTGGACTTGAGTGGTCAGGGCTTCATCGAGAAGGACCTGGAACAGGCCCTCGCTGCCTTCTCAGGCACCCCTGGGGGCTCACACTCAGTCCTGTGCTCACTCAACCTCAGGGGCACCCGGGTTACACCAAGCACGGTCAG CTCTGTGGTCAGCAGGTGCCCAGGCCTGCTGTACCTCAACCTGGAATCCTGCCGCTGCCTTCCCCGGGGCCTGAAGCGGGCCTACCGTGGCCAGAACGAAGTCCAGTGGTGCCTGGAACAGCTGCTCAccagcctcccctgccccagctaG
- the FBXL6 gene encoding F-box/LRR-repeat protein 6 isoform X3, translating to MAPSATRRAGRRFRGTSPPGAWARSAEDWWWDRLAPSGSGYHLLHSDSALLVLPGPGPVRTRAQRRVARRAQRPLRPGPRAAAAKTRPAPGPQEPDPGWGDRIPLEILLQIFGLLVAADGPMPFLGRAARVCRRWHEAASQPALWHTVTLSPPLAGRPPKGGAKAEKNLLASLAWFIPNRFSQLQRLTLIHWKSQVQPVLKLVSESCPRLIFLKLSNCHGVTPDTLVMLAKACPQLHSLDVQHSMGSCCPQLQVLEVSTGISRNSTPLQLPVEALQKGCPQLQVLRLLNLMWLPKPSGRVVIPGPGFPSLEELCVASSTCNFVSNETLGRLLHGSPNLRLLDLRGCARITPAGLHDLPCQELEQLHLGLYGTSDRLTLAKEGSPLLTWKWCHTLRELDLSGQGFIEKDLEQALAAFSGTPGGSHSVLCSLNLRGTRVTPSTVSSVVSRCPGLLYLNLESCRCLPRGLKRAYRGQNEVQWCLEQLLTSLPCPS from the exons ATGGCTCCCAGTGCAACCCGGCGGGCCGGCCGCAGGTTCCGAGGCACGTCGCCGCCCGGGGCGTGGGCCCGGTCGGCCGAGGACTGGTGGTGGGACCGGCTGGCGCCCAGCGGCTCAGGGTACCACCTGCTACATTCGGACAGCGCGCTGCTCGTGCTGCCCGGCCCGGGACCGGTCCGCACCCGCGCGCAGAGGCGCGTCGCCCGCCGCGCTCAGCGGCCGCTGCGCCCCGGACCCCGCGCAGCGGCGGCCAAGACCAGGCCCGCGCCTGGGCCTCAGGAGCCCGACCCCGGCTGGGGCGACCGCATCCCCTTGGAAATCCTGCTGCAAATTTTCGGGCTGCTAGTGGCGGCCGATGGGCCCATGCCCTTCCTCGGCAG GGCTGCGCGCGTGTGCCGCCGCTGGCACGAGGCCGCCTCCCAGCCCGCACTCTGGCACACAGTGACCCTGTCGCCCCCGCTGGCTGGCCGTCCCCCCAAGGGTGGGGCCAAGGCGGAGAAGaacctccttgcatccctggcgtGGTTTATACCCAATCG GTTCTCACAGCTCCAGAGGCTGACCCTCATCCACTGGAAGTCCCAGGTACAACCCGTGTTGAAG CTGGTTAGCGAGTCCTGTCCTCGGCTTATCTTCCTCAAGCTTTCCAATTGCCACGGTGTGACCCCTGACACTCTGGTCATGCTGGCCAAAGCCTGCCCCCAGCTTCACAGCCTGGATGTACAGCACTCCATG GGCAGCTGCTGCCCCCAGCTCCAGGTCCTGGAGGTGAGCACTGGTATCAGCCGAAACAGCACGCCCCTTCAGTTGCCTGTAGAGGCTCTGCAGAAAGGCTGTCCCCAGCTGCAG GTACTGCGACTACTGAACCTGATGTGGCTGCCCAAGCCTTCTGGGCGAGTGGTGATCCCTGGCCCAGGCTTCCCCAGCCTCGAGGAGCTCTGTGTTGCCAGTTCCACCTGTAACTTTGTGAGCAATGAGACCCTGGGCCGCCTGCTCCATGGCTCTCCTAACCTGCGCCTGCTGGATCTTCGTGGCTGTGCTCGCATCACTCCTGCTGGCCTGCATGATCTGCCGTGTCAGG AGCTGGAGCAGCTTCACCTGGGCCTTTATGGCACGTCAGACCGGCTGACTCTCGCCAAAGAGGGCAGTCCCCTGTTGACCTGGAAGTGGTGCCACACTCTGCGGGAACTGGACTTGAGTGGTCAGGGCTTCATCGAGAAGGACCTGGAACAGGCCCTCGCTGCCTTCTCAGGCACCCCTGGGGGCTCACACTCAGTCCTGTGCTCACTCAACCTCAGGGGCACCCGGGTTACACCAAGCACGGTCAG CTCTGTGGTCAGCAGGTGCCCAGGCCTGCTGTACCTCAACCTGGAATCCTGCCGCTGCCTTCCCCGGGGCCTGAAGCGGGCCTACCGTGGCCAGAACGAAGTCCAGTGGTGCCTGGAACAGCTGCTCAccagcctcccctgccccagctaG
- the FBXL6 gene encoding F-box/LRR-repeat protein 6 isoform X4: protein MAPSATRRAGRRFRGTSPPGAWARSAEDWWWDRLAPSGSGYHLLHSDSALLVLPGPGPVRTRAQRRVARRAQRPLRPGPRAAAAKTRPAPGPQEPDPGWGDRIPLEILLQIFGLLVAADGPMPFLGRAARVCRRWHEAASQPALWHTVTLSPPLAGRPPKGGAKAEKNLLASLAWFIPNRFSQLQRLTLIHWKSQVQPVLKLVSESCPRLIFLKLSNCHGVTPDTLVMLAKACPQLHSLDVQHSMGSCCPQLQVLEVLRLLNLMWLPKPSGRVVIPGPGFPSLEELCVASSTCNFVSNETLGRLLHGSPNLRLLDLRGCARITPAGLHDLPCQELEQLHLGLYGTSDRLTLAKEGSPLLTWKWCHTLRELDLSGQGFIEKDLEQALAAFSGTPGGSHSVLCSLNLRGTRVTPSTVSSVVSRCPGLLYLNLESCRCLPRGLKRAYRGQNEVQWCLEQLLTSLPCPS, encoded by the exons ATGGCTCCCAGTGCAACCCGGCGGGCCGGCCGCAGGTTCCGAGGCACGTCGCCGCCCGGGGCGTGGGCCCGGTCGGCCGAGGACTGGTGGTGGGACCGGCTGGCGCCCAGCGGCTCAGGGTACCACCTGCTACATTCGGACAGCGCGCTGCTCGTGCTGCCCGGCCCGGGACCGGTCCGCACCCGCGCGCAGAGGCGCGTCGCCCGCCGCGCTCAGCGGCCGCTGCGCCCCGGACCCCGCGCAGCGGCGGCCAAGACCAGGCCCGCGCCTGGGCCTCAGGAGCCCGACCCCGGCTGGGGCGACCGCATCCCCTTGGAAATCCTGCTGCAAATTTTCGGGCTGCTAGTGGCGGCCGATGGGCCCATGCCCTTCCTCGGCAG GGCTGCGCGCGTGTGCCGCCGCTGGCACGAGGCCGCCTCCCAGCCCGCACTCTGGCACACAGTGACCCTGTCGCCCCCGCTGGCTGGCCGTCCCCCCAAGGGTGGGGCCAAGGCGGAGAAGaacctccttgcatccctggcgtGGTTTATACCCAATCG GTTCTCACAGCTCCAGAGGCTGACCCTCATCCACTGGAAGTCCCAGGTACAACCCGTGTTGAAG CTGGTTAGCGAGTCCTGTCCTCGGCTTATCTTCCTCAAGCTTTCCAATTGCCACGGTGTGACCCCTGACACTCTGGTCATGCTGGCCAAAGCCTGCCCCCAGCTTCACAGCCTGGATGTACAGCACTCCATG GGCAGCTGCTGCCCCCAGCTCCAGGTCCTGGAG GTACTGCGACTACTGAACCTGATGTGGCTGCCCAAGCCTTCTGGGCGAGTGGTGATCCCTGGCCCAGGCTTCCCCAGCCTCGAGGAGCTCTGTGTTGCCAGTTCCACCTGTAACTTTGTGAGCAATGAGACCCTGGGCCGCCTGCTCCATGGCTCTCCTAACCTGCGCCTGCTGGATCTTCGTGGCTGTGCTCGCATCACTCCTGCTGGCCTGCATGATCTGCCGTGTCAGG AGCTGGAGCAGCTTCACCTGGGCCTTTATGGCACGTCAGACCGGCTGACTCTCGCCAAAGAGGGCAGTCCCCTGTTGACCTGGAAGTGGTGCCACACTCTGCGGGAACTGGACTTGAGTGGTCAGGGCTTCATCGAGAAGGACCTGGAACAGGCCCTCGCTGCCTTCTCAGGCACCCCTGGGGGCTCACACTCAGTCCTGTGCTCACTCAACCTCAGGGGCACCCGGGTTACACCAAGCACGGTCAG CTCTGTGGTCAGCAGGTGCCCAGGCCTGCTGTACCTCAACCTGGAATCCTGCCGCTGCCTTCCCCGGGGCCTGAAGCGGGCCTACCGTGGCCAGAACGAAGTCCAGTGGTGCCTGGAACAGCTGCTCAccagcctcccctgccccagctaG
- the SLC52A2 gene encoding solute carrier family 52, riboflavin transporter, member 2 — MAAPPLGCLVLTHVLVALFGMGSWAAINGIWVQLPVVVKDLPEGWSLPSYLSVLVALGNLGLLVVTLWRRLAPGKGERAPIQVVQALSVLGTALLALLWHHVAPVAGQSHSVAFLVLALVLALASCVSNVTFLPFLSHLPPPFLRSFFLGQGLSALLPCVLALVQGVGRLECPPAPTSGTPGPPHDFPERFSASTFFWALTALLVTSAAAFQGLLLLPSPPSIPTVGPGPGPQAGAAGVEEEEEEALALQEPPSQAADATPGPDPGAHRLLSAHSVSLLGLLGVTNALTNGVLPAVQSFSCLPYGRLAYHLAVVLGSAANPLACFLAMGVLCRSLAGLVSLSVLGILFGAYLIALAILSPCPPLVGTTVGVVLVVLSWVLCLGVFSYVKVAASSLLHGGGRPALLAAGVAIQVGSLLGAVTMFPPTSIYHVFRSGKDCVDPCGP; from the exons ATGGCAGCACCCCCGTTGGGCTGTCTGGTGCTGACCCACGTGCTGGTCGCTCTCTTTGGCATGGGCTCGTGGGCTGCCATCAACGGGATCTGGGTACAGCTGCCAGTGGTGGTGAAGGACCTTCCAGaag GCTGGAGTCTCCCCTCGTACCTCTCTGTGCTTGTGGCACTGGGCAACCTGGGTCTGCTGGTGGTGACCCTGTGGAGGCGCCTGGCTCCGGGCAAGGGCGAGCGGGCCCCCATCCAGGTGGTACAGGCGCTGAGTGTGTTGGGCACAGCCCTTCTGGCCCTGCTGTGGCACCATGTGGCCCCCGTGGCAGGGCAGTCTCACTCTGTGGCCTTCCTAGTGCTTGCCTTGGTGCTGGCGCTGGCCAGCTGTGTTTCGAATGtcactttccttcccttcctgagCCACCTGCCACCTCCCTTCCTGAGGTCCTTTTTTCTGGGCCAGGGCCTCAGCGCCCTGCTGCCCTGTGTGCTGGCCCTGGTGCAGGGCGTGGGCCGCCTCGAGTGCCCACCAGCCCCCACCAGTGGCACCCCCGGACCTCCCCATGACTTCCCAGAACGTTTTTCTGCCAGCACGTTCTTCTGGGCACTGACCGCCCTTCTGGTAACTTCAGCAGCCGCCTTCCAGGGTCTCTTGCTTTTGCCATCACCACCGTCCATACCCACAGtgggcccagggcctggcccGCAAGCAGGAGCCGcaggagtggaggaggaggaggaagaggccttGGCACTGCAGGAGCCGCCTAGCCAGGCAGCAGATGCCACCCCTGGCCCAGACCCTGGGGCCCATCGGCTCCTCTCTGCCCACAGTGTCAGCCTGCTGGGCCTGCTGGGCGTCACCAATGCACTGACCAATGGCGTGTTGCCTGCTGTGCAGAGCTTTTCCTGCCTGCCCTACGGGCGCCTGGCCTACCACTTGGCCGTGGTGCTGGGCAGCGCCGCCAACCCCCTCGCCTGCTTCCTGGCCATGGGCGTACTGTGCAG GTCTTTGGCAGGACTGGTCAGTCTCTCTGTGCTGGGTATTCTCTTTGGGGCCTACCTGATAGCACTGGCAATCCtgagcccctgcccacccctggtgGGTACCACCGTAGGCGTGGTCCTTGTG GTGCTGTCATGGGTGCTGTGTCTGGGTGTGTTTTCATATGTAAAGGTGGCCGCCAGCTCCCTTCTGCATGGTGGGGGCCGGCCAGCATTGCTGGCAGCTGGTGTGGCTATCCAGGTGGGCTCCCTGCTTGGGGCTGTTACCATGTTCCCTCCCACCAGCATCTATCATGTGTTCCGCAGTGGGAAGGACTGTGTGGATCCATGTGGCCCCTAA
- the TMEM249 gene encoding cation channel sperm-associated auxiliary subunit TMEM249, which translates to AVTSDQTQLTASAPDRAPKGGISSLPMTSGGRRFQLWAPGLFCTERHLAKRLKSNGFYPFTQQQPNVFVLEYYLDTLWKGTLLFVACLFLVSLGLVSQVQKQETWAFPAYGMGVGLWLVISSLPRRRLVLNHTRGMYHFSIQGRTVCQGPLHLVYVRLALSSDAYGRCFFQLVLSGHKLEPLVLIHLSERYEQMEYLGRHIARKLNINYFDCQAASYRHVVRHRPPGAAFSPGIVLCKTGAYGEPGSQSDLDV; encoded by the exons GCGGTGACATCAGACCAGACCCAGCTGACCGCGAGCGCGCCTGATCGGGCCCCCAAGGGCGGGATCAGCAGCCTGCCCATGACCTCCGGCGGCAGGCGCTTCCAGCTCTGGGCCCCAGGGCTCTTCTGCACCGAGCGTCACCTGGCCAAGCGCCTCAAGAGCAACGGCTTCTACCCATTCACGCAGCAGCAGCCTAATG TCTTCGTGCTCGAGTACTACCTGGACACGCTGTGGAAGGGGACGCTGCTCTTCGTCGCCTGCCTCTTCCTCGTCAGCCTCGGCCTCGTGAGCCAG GTGCAGAAGCAGGAGACTTGGGCGTTCCCTGCGTACGGCATGGGCGTGGGCCTGTGGCTCGTGATCTCGTCGCTGCCGCGGCGCCGCCTCGTGCTGAACCACACGCGCGGCATGTACCACTTCTCCATCCAGGGCCGCACCGTGTGTCAGGGCCCCCTGCACCTGGTCTACGTGCGCCTGGCGCTCAGCTCCGACG CGTACGGAAGGTGCTTCTTCCAGCTGGTTCTGTCTGGCCACAAACTGGAGCCTCTGGTGCTGATACACCTGTCAGAGCGCTACGAG CAAATGGAATACTTGGGCCGTCACATCGCCCGGAAGCTGAACATTAACTACTTCGACTGCCAGGCCGCGTCGTACCGGCATGTGGTCCGCCACCGGCCGCCGGGGGCCGCCTTCAGCCCGGGCATCGTGCTGTGCAAGACCGGCGCCTACGGCGAGCCGGGCTCTCAGTCCGACCTGGACGTGTGA